From Methanobacterium congolense, one genomic window encodes:
- a CDS encoding glycosyltransferase family 2 protein: MDFSDDLPSVAVIILNWNGWEDTVECLESLYQINYPNYQVILVDNASQDNSIQKIKEYCQGNLKPQSPFYTYNTKNKPLKTTQQTEQEVKSFTGKFKDSQTNQSLILIENFENYGFAGGNNIGIRFALEKLQVDYVLLLNNDTVVDKNFITELVNVSEKEVKIGIVGSKLLNAYNTDVIDSAGHIIKWGRVVDRGHGEIDKGQYDSDDDVTGAMAAAALYKTRMLKEIGILDESFITLGEDAELSLRARKHGWKAKFAPKSVVYHKRGKSITRKDVINRMTILSTKNTTENVLRYATAWEKILYSFILIKEGSFVVIGSLLGRNSMKARDYSKLIINSYTRIILSLFKSV, translated from the coding sequence GTGGATTTTAGTGATGATTTGCCTAGTGTTGCTGTTATTATTTTGAACTGGAATGGTTGGGAGGATACAGTTGAATGCCTGGAATCCCTGTACCAGATAAACTATCCCAACTACCAGGTTATACTCGTAGACAACGCATCCCAGGATAACTCAATCCAAAAAATAAAAGAATACTGCCAAGGAAACCTAAAACCCCAATCCCCATTCTACACCTACAACACCAAAAACAAACCCCTAAAAACCACACAACAAACAGAACAAGAAGTGAAGTCATTTACGGGTAAATTCAAGGATTCACAAACCAACCAGAGTTTAATATTGATAGAAAATTTTGAGAACTATGGATTTGCAGGTGGAAACAACATAGGAATAAGATTTGCACTTGAAAAACTCCAAGTCGATTACGTGCTTCTTTTAAACAATGACACTGTGGTGGATAAAAATTTCATCACCGAACTGGTGAATGTATCAGAAAAGGAAGTTAAAATTGGAATTGTAGGTTCGAAGTTATTAAATGCCTACAACACTGATGTAATAGATTCTGCAGGCCACATAATCAAATGGGGAAGAGTTGTGGACAGGGGCCATGGGGAAATTGATAAAGGTCAGTATGACAGTGACGATGATGTTACTGGTGCCATGGCTGCCGCAGCACTCTACAAAACCCGTATGCTTAAAGAGATAGGTATCCTCGATGAAAGTTTCATCACCCTTGGGGAAGATGCAGAACTATCTCTTAGAGCCCGTAAACATGGATGGAAAGCCAAATTTGCTCCAAAATCAGTAGTGTACCATAAAAGAGGTAAATCCATAACCCGGAAAGATGTTATAAATAGGATGACCATACTCAGTACCAAAAACACAACGGAAAATGTTTTAAGGTACGCAACTGCATGGGAAAAGATTCTTTACAGCTTCATCCTTATAAAAGAAGGTTCTTTTGTTGTGATTGGAAGTTTATTAGGACGTAACAGTATGAAAGCCCGTGATTACAGTAAGCTAATCATTAATTCATACACAAGAATCATTTTAAGTTTGTTTAAATCTGTTTAA
- a CDS encoding glycosyltransferase encodes MIHVNFITTWNIKCGIATYSNFLVDELQNFKDLEIEVLPITQQNSKSPIPFLKMVQSTGRSEITHIQYQPGLFGFVPYIPRFINWFINYIPLMMFLLKFWKRNKVVLTVHEFVIESIMDRLTLKFLNLSDRIIVHNREMAEFMIKNGSPAEKFVLMPHGTPEGIFLDKEDVKRKLGLSNKKVLTIFGFVHKNKGHDMVIEILNSLDEDTVLLVAGEARIAEHKEYYNFLKHRTSELGLDNRVIFLDYIKDEDLPVVFNATDIALFPYKWIITSGSFHMTLSYNIPTIASDLDYFRDMKERYECLELFDTGNKEDLLEKIKDLLNNRTKQEHLKMNCRKFYKETSWKAVAEKTAEIYSDLV; translated from the coding sequence ATGATCCATGTCAACTTCATCACAACGTGGAATATAAAATGTGGAATAGCAACCTACTCCAATTTCTTGGTTGATGAACTGCAAAATTTCAAGGATCTTGAAATTGAAGTGCTTCCCATTACCCAACAGAATTCAAAAAGTCCCATTCCATTTCTTAAAATGGTTCAAAGCACTGGCAGATCTGAAATAACACATATACAGTATCAGCCAGGACTTTTCGGATTCGTACCATACATACCAAGGTTCATAAACTGGTTCATAAATTATATACCCCTCATGATGTTCCTTTTGAAGTTCTGGAAAAGGAATAAAGTTGTTCTAACTGTGCATGAATTCGTTATTGAATCCATTATGGACAGGTTAACCCTCAAGTTCCTCAATCTTTCAGACAGGATCATCGTCCACAACAGGGAGATGGCAGAGTTCATGATAAAAAATGGAAGTCCAGCTGAAAAATTTGTTCTGATGCCCCATGGAACTCCTGAAGGAATTTTTTTAGATAAAGAAGATGTTAAAAGGAAACTTGGCCTGTCCAACAAGAAGGTTTTAACCATATTCGGTTTTGTTCATAAAAATAAGGGGCACGATATGGTTATTGAAATTTTAAATTCACTTGACGAAGATACTGTACTTCTTGTGGCTGGAGAAGCAAGGATAGCTGAACATAAAGAGTACTACAATTTTTTAAAGCATAGAACATCCGAACTCGGTCTTGACAACCGTGTGATATTCCTTGATTATATAAAAGATGAAGACCTTCCAGTGGTGTTTAATGCAACTGACATTGCTCTTTTCCCCTACAAATGGATAATCACTTCAGGTTCTTTCCATATGACCTTGAGTTACAACATCCCCACAATAGCATCTGATCTGGATTATTTCAGGGACATGAAAGAAAGATACGAATGTTTGGAACTTTTTGATACAGGTAACAAAGAGGATTTACTGGAAAAAATAAAGGATTTATTAAATAACAGAACCAAACAGGAACATCTGAAGATGAACTGTAGAAAGTTCTACAAAGAAACCAGCTGGAAAGCTGTTGCAGAAAAAACTGCAGAGATATATTCAGATTTGGTTTGA
- a CDS encoding glycosyltransferase family 4 protein, with the protein MALKDKKKILFVHHTAMWYRKPFFKGLSKIHDVEFVFNNVERYNITYDTDLSPVIEGLEGVNYTVKKNFMGISWGALRKTMGNYDVFVGGSWDTLGDSLETMLHFLIVKIKRKPFILWREDWDWNVNSLKRKFVKVLAGFFGRNADAILVPGSKHRDFFISLGVEPENIFIMPNVSNITVREEDYTNRDELEGEFGFEGKKVILYVGRLIDLKGVNYLIEAFAQLSEDIEEAVLLIVGEGECKEKLEKLSEELGIQEKVYFTGSIDNELLGAYYLLSNVFVLPSITTYFADACPLVVNEAMTFGKPVITSDAVGTTFMIEDGKNGFVVPERNSEALYRAIEAVLSDDALEKRMGYNSKELIEKDFTYKKMLEGFQRALDHLENR; encoded by the coding sequence ATGGCTTTAAAAGATAAAAAGAAGATCCTTTTTGTCCACCACACTGCAATGTGGTATAGGAAACCATTTTTTAAAGGATTAAGTAAAATTCATGATGTTGAATTTGTTTTCAACAATGTTGAACGTTACAACATCACCTATGATACAGATCTCTCCCCTGTAATTGAGGGACTTGAAGGGGTTAATTACACAGTTAAAAAGAACTTCATGGGAATCTCATGGGGAGCCCTTCGAAAAACCATGGGAAACTATGATGTCTTTGTCGGAGGAAGTTGGGATACACTTGGTGATTCATTAGAGACAATGTTACATTTCCTGATTGTAAAAATTAAAAGAAAACCCTTCATACTGTGGAGGGAAGATTGGGATTGGAATGTTAACTCCCTTAAAAGAAAATTTGTCAAGGTATTAGCAGGTTTTTTTGGTAGAAATGCCGATGCAATTCTCGTTCCAGGTTCAAAGCACAGAGATTTTTTCATTTCTCTAGGTGTTGAACCTGAAAACATTTTTATAATGCCCAATGTAAGCAATATCACAGTAAGGGAAGAGGATTACACAAACAGAGATGAACTTGAAGGGGAGTTTGGATTTGAAGGTAAAAAGGTGATCCTCTATGTGGGTCGTTTAATAGATCTTAAGGGTGTGAACTACTTGATTGAAGCATTCGCCCAGCTTTCAGAGGATATTGAAGAAGCAGTTCTATTAATCGTGGGTGAAGGGGAATGCAAGGAAAAGCTTGAAAAACTTTCTGAAGAACTTGGAATTCAGGAAAAGGTGTACTTCACAGGAAGTATTGACAATGAACTTCTGGGAGCATATTACCTTCTTTCAAATGTTTTTGTACTGCCTTCAATTACAACCTACTTTGCAGATGCATGTCCTCTTGTTGTTAATGAGGCTATGACCTTTGGAAAACCGGTTATAACCAGTGATGCTGTTGGAACAACTTTCATGATTGAAGATGGAAAAAATGGGTTTGTTGTACCTGAAAGAAATTCTGAAGCACTTTACAGGGCAATTGAAGCTGTTCTCTCCGATGATGCACTTGAGAAAAGAATGGGATATAATTCAAAAGAGCTAATAGAAAAAGATTTTACCTACAAAAAAATGTTAGAAGGATTTCAGAGGGCATTGGATCACCTTGAGAATCGATGA
- a CDS encoding glycosyltransferase family 4 protein produces MKIIQTPVRFYPFIGGVENYVHYLSKELVKLGHQVTVACANEPDSENNEINGINVKRLSYLGKIANTNVTPGLPFTLLREDFDIIHTHIPTPWSADWSSIISKTRGKPLIVTYHNDIIGEGFAGKIANFYNSTCLKSILKQADKIIITQPSYVESSAHLKPYREKIEVIPNGVDVERFKPLTGHKQENTIFFLSLLDEFHRYKGLDYLLKALVIVKKEIPDVKLLVGGKGVLMDQYKAQAASMDLEDNIEFCGFIPDESIVEFYNAANVFVLPSISSLQEGFGIVALEAMACKTPVVSTEIVGVAEDVKASSSGIIVEPKDVPALADALLQILRSGDVQKKMGENGRKLVVDKYTWKGVAELMEKVYNEVL; encoded by the coding sequence ATGAAGATAATCCAGACTCCAGTCAGATTTTATCCATTCATAGGTGGTGTTGAAAACTACGTGCACTACCTCTCAAAGGAACTTGTGAAACTCGGACACCAGGTAACGGTTGCATGTGCAAATGAGCCCGATTCAGAGAACAATGAAATCAATGGAATTAACGTTAAAAGACTTTCATACCTCGGTAAAATTGCTAACACCAACGTTACTCCAGGACTCCCATTCACACTGCTGCGTGAAGATTTTGACATCATCCACACCCATATTCCAACCCCATGGAGTGCAGACTGGAGTTCAATCATATCCAAAACCCGTGGAAAACCATTGATCGTAACCTACCACAACGATATCATTGGAGAAGGATTTGCAGGAAAAATAGCAAATTTTTACAATTCAACCTGCCTCAAATCAATTTTAAAACAGGCAGATAAAATCATAATAACCCAGCCCAGTTACGTAGAATCCTCAGCACATCTCAAACCTTACAGGGAAAAAATTGAAGTCATACCCAACGGTGTTGATGTTGAAAGGTTCAAACCATTAACAGGACACAAGCAGGAGAACACAATATTCTTCTTAAGCCTTCTTGATGAATTTCACAGGTACAAGGGACTTGACTATCTATTAAAAGCCCTTGTCATAGTTAAAAAAGAAATTCCTGATGTTAAACTTTTAGTTGGGGGTAAGGGCGTTCTAATGGATCAGTACAAAGCCCAGGCAGCTTCAATGGATCTTGAGGACAACATTGAATTCTGTGGGTTCATTCCAGATGAAAGCATAGTTGAATTTTACAATGCAGCCAATGTTTTTGTACTGCCATCCATCTCCTCCCTTCAGGAAGGCTTTGGAATAGTTGCTCTTGAGGCCATGGCATGCAAAACACCTGTTGTAAGCACGGAGATTGTTGGTGTTGCAGAGGATGTTAAAGCTTCCAGTTCAGGGATAATCGTTGAACCAAAGGATGTTCCTGCCCTTGCAGATGCCCTGCTTCAGATACTGAGAAGTGGGGATGTGCAGAAGAAGATGGGTGAAAACGGTAGGAAACTCGTTGTGGACAAATACACATGGAAGGGTGTTGCAGAGCTCATGGAAAAGGTTTATAATGAAGTGTTGTAA
- a CDS encoding glycosyltransferase family 4 protein, translated as MQDYNQMKIAVFHNLPSGGAKRALYGYVDYLTRNGHVVDVFVPSTANEDYLPLENVASSVTVFPIKKSFFGSKLSNLRYLLWVKSSPNDHEKTQMEIAEHINNRDYDVVFSEQDMYTLSPYFLKYIKKPAVYYCPQPSRYHDAILKVVEKRAGNKQKGLKNLIEKVKHWYAVELETKIDAYNASFSNYILSNSYFSRESLLRNYGLDSFVSYLGVDTKLFKPLNLSQKESKGEEPDKNFVISVGTCKPAKGYDFLIKSLGLVKPEIRPKLVIVSNASDTQWINYLKDLALQSSVELEIKDMIDDKELVELYNQAKLALYAPHLEPFGLVPLEAMACGTPVVGIKEGGVRESVIHNKTGLLTERDELDFARATTELLLNHGKREEMGKNGIELVQNFWTLDHAGKRLERHLKDALKRYG; from the coding sequence ATGCAAGATTACAATCAAATGAAAATAGCAGTGTTCCATAATTTACCTTCAGGTGGGGCTAAAAGGGCCCTATATGGATACGTTGATTACCTTACAAGAAATGGACATGTTGTGGATGTTTTTGTGCCTTCAACTGCAAATGAGGATTATCTGCCACTTGAAAATGTTGCATCCAGTGTAACTGTGTTCCCCATAAAAAAGAGTTTCTTTGGATCCAAACTATCCAATCTCCGTTATCTTCTATGGGTTAAATCTTCTCCAAACGATCATGAAAAAACACAGATGGAAATTGCAGAACATATCAACAACCGGGATTATGATGTGGTTTTCAGTGAACAGGACATGTACACCCTTTCACCCTACTTCCTGAAGTACATTAAAAAACCTGCTGTTTACTACTGTCCTCAACCCTCAAGGTACCACGATGCCATACTGAAGGTTGTGGAAAAAAGGGCGGGGAATAAGCAAAAAGGATTGAAGAATCTGATTGAAAAGGTGAAGCACTGGTACGCAGTTGAACTTGAGACCAAAATTGATGCATACAATGCTTCATTTTCAAATTACATCCTTTCAAATTCCTATTTTTCACGGGAATCCCTCCTTAGAAACTACGGTCTTGACTCCTTTGTTTCATACCTTGGAGTGGATACCAAACTTTTTAAACCACTGAATCTATCCCAGAAGGAATCTAAAGGTGAGGAACCTGATAAGAATTTTGTAATTTCTGTTGGAACATGTAAACCCGCAAAAGGCTATGATTTTCTAATTAAATCTTTGGGGCTTGTTAAACCCGAGATCCGACCTAAACTGGTTATAGTCTCCAATGCATCTGACACTCAATGGATCAATTATCTTAAGGATCTGGCCTTACAATCATCAGTTGAACTTGAGATAAAGGACATGATCGATGACAAGGAACTGGTAGAACTTTACAACCAAGCTAAACTTGCACTGTACGCTCCACACCTGGAACCATTTGGTTTAGTTCCACTGGAAGCTATGGCATGCGGTACTCCAGTTGTTGGTATAAAAGAGGGTGGAGTGAGGGAAAGCGTTATCCACAACAAAACAGGGCTGCTGACTGAAAGGGATGAACTAGACTTTGCCAGGGCAACCACTGAACTTCTCTTAAACCATGGAAAGAGGGAAGAGATGGGTAAAAATGGGATTGAACTGGTTCAAAATTTTTGGACACTGGATCATGCTGGAAAACGCCTTGAAAGGCACTTGAAAGATGCTTTAAAAAGATATGGGTAA
- a CDS encoding DUF2206 domain-containing protein, giving the protein MEFFSAVTSKARNYLLIIISMLLITDITIILNIPFLREITSFLFFTVVPGILILQLLGKDNLEFLKKILISIGLSVSILIFMGLILNSLYPFLIKPLSLGPVLVSLNILVIAMALSAYLKNKDTFMVNFFNLNFKIGDKLTAPIIFPVLFPLLAVLGTYLMNTTQNNILLMLMLFLIPLYLIAVVYLRDKIHPATYPIAVWLIGLSLLLMHGLTSAHVMGRDVHSEFYCYQLTLANLHWNIHDYYNPYNACLSVNILPVVYHVLSNMGGEYVFKLFFSILGSLTPLIVYVVSKKYIGKKYAFFAALLFTFQIFFIYMLGASRQEIGILFFFLAVMVIFDPELENTLTKKVLFLLFMFSLVVSHYTTSYVAFIIMATILVVPFLRGLVKERKLVTTNFDLILISLIFIVAWYLLFAKVQFTAGAQVIGTTAAATAAAASAGSGSGAANSLASSRGAYVLGILGIVLKSVPNTISVIVHDAIFATIMLGFATVAFKYRKFREKMDAEYLMGVCVSIILLVLFVALPYISIAYDAARLFFQVLIFVAPLFVIGAMTLSKIIKKPKWDVLIILVLLISIFSCATYMQYHFYGTPYSPDYDANGTVRGETYLYDSELTSVSWLNNNKVNGLTVYSDGHESSRFELVYGSNPSYKQSFFTWDTSFFALNKTKKSGYIYLGNVNVKYNQTYDVYDDISVHNMYIYSHLFKGKYRIYDNGGSQIWL; this is encoded by the coding sequence ATGGAATTTTTCAGTGCAGTAACGAGTAAAGCAAGGAACTACTTGCTAATAATAATTTCAATGTTATTAATTACAGACATAACTATAATATTAAACATCCCATTTTTAAGGGAGATAACATCCTTCCTGTTCTTCACGGTTGTTCCTGGAATTTTGATACTCCAACTATTGGGAAAGGATAATCTGGAATTCCTGAAGAAGATTTTGATATCCATTGGATTGAGTGTTTCCATATTGATATTCATGGGCCTCATCTTAAACAGTCTTTACCCATTCTTAATTAAACCATTATCCTTGGGGCCGGTATTGGTTTCCTTAAATATATTGGTTATAGCCATGGCTTTATCAGCTTATCTAAAGAATAAAGATACATTCATGGTTAACTTCTTCAATTTGAACTTCAAAATTGGTGATAAGTTAACTGCTCCAATTATATTTCCAGTTCTGTTTCCTTTACTTGCAGTTCTTGGAACTTACCTGATGAACACCACTCAAAACAACATTTTATTGATGTTGATGTTGTTTTTGATACCACTTTATCTGATTGCAGTTGTTTACCTGAGGGATAAAATTCACCCTGCAACCTACCCCATTGCAGTTTGGTTAATAGGTTTAAGTCTGCTTTTGATGCATGGTTTAACCTCTGCTCATGTAATGGGAAGGGATGTTCACAGTGAGTTCTACTGCTATCAGCTTACACTTGCCAATTTACATTGGAACATCCATGACTACTACAATCCCTACAACGCTTGCTTGAGTGTTAACATACTGCCAGTTGTGTACCATGTACTCTCAAATATGGGTGGAGAATATGTATTCAAACTTTTCTTCAGTATCCTGGGATCCCTCACACCTTTGATTGTGTATGTGGTTTCAAAAAAGTATATAGGCAAAAAATATGCGTTTTTTGCAGCTTTACTCTTCACGTTCCAGATATTCTTCATCTACATGTTAGGGGCATCCAGGCAGGAAATAGGAATTCTATTCTTCTTCCTGGCTGTCATGGTAATATTTGATCCAGAATTGGAAAATACACTGACTAAAAAGGTCTTGTTCCTATTATTCATGTTTTCACTGGTGGTTTCACACTACACAACATCATACGTGGCATTTATAATAATGGCCACGATATTAGTAGTTCCCTTTTTAAGGGGCCTGGTTAAAGAGAGGAAGCTTGTAACGACCAACTTCGATCTGATACTCATCTCCCTGATATTCATAGTTGCATGGTACCTACTATTTGCAAAGGTTCAGTTCACAGCAGGTGCACAGGTCATTGGAACTACAGCAGCAGCTACAGCAGCAGCTGCGTCTGCAGGTTCAGGTTCTGGAGCAGCTAACTCTTTAGCATCTTCAAGGGGTGCTTATGTACTGGGAATTTTAGGGATAGTCCTTAAGTCAGTTCCAAATACCATAAGTGTGATAGTTCATGATGCGATATTTGCAACGATCATGCTGGGATTTGCAACCGTTGCGTTTAAATACAGAAAATTCAGGGAAAAAATGGATGCAGAATATTTAATGGGAGTATGTGTATCCATAATTTTACTGGTCTTGTTCGTTGCATTACCCTACATATCCATTGCATACGATGCAGCAAGGCTTTTCTTCCAGGTGTTGATATTTGTAGCGCCATTATTTGTTATTGGTGCAATGACCCTGTCGAAGATCATTAAAAAACCAAAATGGGATGTTTTAATAATTTTGGTGCTCCTGATATCAATTTTCTCATGTGCCACCTACATGCAGTACCATTTCTATGGCACACCCTATTCACCTGATTATGATGCCAATGGAACAGTAAGAGGAGAAACATATTTATATGACAGTGAATTAACCTCTGTGAGCTGGCTGAACAACAACAAGGTAAATGGATTAACTGTTTACTCAGATGGGCATGAATCCTCAAGATTTGAACTGGTGTATGGTTCCAATCCAAGTTACAAGCAATCCTTCTTCACATGGGATACTTCATTCTTTGCATTGAATAAAACAAAGAAATCAGGTTACATCTACTTAGGTAATGTCAACGTTAAATATAATCAAACCTATGATGTGTATGATGATATTTCTGTTCATAACATGTACATCTACTCCCATTTATTCAAGGGCAAGTACAGGATCTACGATAATGGGGGAAGTCAGATATGGCTTTAA
- a CDS encoding glycosyltransferase family 2 protein codes for MDFSDDLPSVAVIILNWNGWEDTVECLESLYQINYPNYQVILVDNASQDNSIQKIKEYCQGNLKPQSTFYTYNTKNKPIKTTQKTEQETEMFKGDSEEEIPFGAGLMIIENSENRGFAEGNNVGIRFALKAFDQDYTLLLNNDTVVDENFLTELVDAAEADPKIGVLGSKIYYYDANGQNDVVSNVGGIVDLSNYPGYYDLSERNPAESYEGVLECDWVSGACFLMKTRDVPIKLLNKELFFGMEDIDLCIKLKKQGYKIVSNLNSKIWHKTSVSRKKKNLIRRTFSEINTSLKFLKTHQKSYYKYVPRYIVQILKINLVLLIKKMMR; via the coding sequence GTGGATTTTAGTGATGATTTGCCTAGTGTTGCTGTTATTATTTTGAACTGGAATGGTTGGGAGGATACAGTTGAATGCCTGGAATCCCTGTACCAGATAAACTATCCCAACTACCAGGTTATACTCGTAGACAACGCATCCCAGGATAACTCAATCCAAAAAATAAAAGAATACTGCCAAGGAAACCTAAAACCCCAATCCACATTCTACACCTACAACACCAAAAACAAACCCATAAAAACCACACAAAAAACAGAACAAGAAACTGAAATGTTCAAAGGAGATTCTGAAGAAGAGATACCCTTTGGTGCAGGTTTGATGATCATTGAAAACAGCGAAAATCGAGGATTTGCTGAAGGAAACAACGTAGGAATAAGATTTGCATTGAAAGCCTTTGATCAGGATTATACTCTGCTTTTAAACAACGATACAGTTGTTGATGAAAATTTTCTCACGGAACTTGTTGATGCGGCTGAAGCTGATCCTAAGATAGGTGTTCTAGGCTCTAAGATTTACTACTACGATGCAAATGGACAAAACGATGTTGTCTCAAACGTTGGAGGAATCGTTGATCTTTCTAATTACCCAGGTTACTACGATCTATCTGAGAGGAATCCTGCTGAGAGTTATGAAGGTGTTCTGGAGTGTGACTGGGTTTCAGGGGCATGTTTTTTGATGAAAACCCGGGATGTACCCATAAAATTGTTGAACAAAGAACTTTTCTTTGGGATGGAGGATATTGATCTTTGTATTAAACTTAAAAAACAGGGTTACAAGATAGTTTCGAATCTGAACTCTAAGATATGGCATAAAACCAGTGTATCTCGTAAAAAAAAGAATCTCATCAGGAGAACCTTCTCTGAAATCAACACATCTCTTAAGTTCCTTAAAACACATCAAAAAAGTTATTATAAGTATGTTCCACGTTACATAGTTCAAATATTAAAGATCAACCTTGTACTTTTAATAAAAAAGATGATGAGATAA